In Prochlorococcus marinus XMU1411, one genomic interval encodes:
- the polA gene encoding DNA polymerase I, which yields MSLKSENSKKPILLLVDGHSLAFRSFYAFSKGIDGGLTTKEGFPTSVTYGFLKSLLDNCKNISPEGVCITFDTEKPTFRHELDPNYKANRDVAPDVFFQDIEQLEIILEESLNLPIFKSPGYEADDLLGTIANDASSKGWCVNILSGDRDLFQLVDDQKDIYVLYMGGGPYAKSGNPTLMNENGVKEKLGVAPERVVDLKALTGDSSDNIPGIKGVGPKTAINLLKENDTLDGIYQALDKIQQNNDKKYKGFIKGSVIEKLRNDKHNAFLSRDLAKINTEVPLILSDGYELKNINQELLSESLQKLELSTLLRQIDIFNSTFSKGGFDKNNVAKEEEKDPKVSSKSELQNYEDKIPKIKVTVVNDFELLDKLIQRLEKTNEIVSLDTETNSLNPIDAELVGIGLCLGEETDDLFYIPLGHQTKKEPQNQLSIEDVFSKLRTWIEDPKKEKALQNSKFDRQIFFNHGLDLKGVTFDTLLADYLLNNQEKHGLSEISFRLFGFKPPSFKETVGKNKDFSFVDIDEASIYCGYDVFLTFKIVKIFKESFSKEKDELIKLFEEIELPLEPVLSQMEMNGITIDIPYLDKLSKELKSTLEDIESKVYELAEETFNLSSPKQLGEILFEKLNLDKKKSRKTKTGWSTDAVVLERLVDEHEIIQHLIKHRTLSKLLSTYIDALPNLINEKTGRVHTNFNQAATATGRLSSSNPNLQNIPVRTEFSRRIRKAFLPEKNWKLLSADYSQIELRILAHLADEEILINAFHKNDDIHSLTARLIFEKEEISSEERRVGKTINFGVIYGMGIKKFARSTGVSTPEAKEFLIKYKERYSKIFKFLELQERLALSKGYVKTIFGRKREFKFDKNGLGRLIGKDPYEIDLQSARRAGMEAQSLRAAANAPIQGSSADIIKIAMVQLNKKFIEMNVPAKMLLQVHDELLFEVEPDSLEITTKLVKKTMEDCVKLNVPLLVDIGIGDNWMETK from the coding sequence ATGAGTTTAAAATCTGAAAACTCTAAAAAACCAATTTTACTTTTAGTCGATGGACATTCACTTGCTTTTAGAAGCTTCTATGCATTTAGCAAAGGGATTGATGGAGGGTTAACAACTAAAGAAGGATTCCCAACAAGTGTTACTTATGGATTTCTAAAAAGTCTTCTGGATAATTGCAAAAATATTAGTCCTGAGGGTGTTTGTATTACGTTTGATACCGAAAAACCAACTTTCAGACATGAATTAGATCCAAATTATAAGGCCAATAGAGATGTAGCACCAGATGTTTTTTTTCAGGATATTGAACAACTAGAAATCATATTAGAAGAAAGCCTTAATTTACCAATTTTTAAATCTCCAGGATACGAAGCAGATGATCTCCTAGGCACAATTGCAAATGATGCTTCTTCTAAAGGATGGTGCGTGAATATTCTTTCTGGAGATAGGGACTTATTTCAATTAGTAGATGATCAAAAAGATATTTATGTACTTTATATGGGTGGTGGCCCATATGCGAAAAGTGGTAATCCAACTCTTATGAATGAAAATGGAGTAAAAGAAAAATTAGGAGTTGCGCCAGAAAGAGTTGTTGATCTTAAAGCTCTAACTGGTGATAGTTCTGATAATATTCCTGGTATTAAAGGGGTAGGTCCAAAAACTGCAATTAATCTACTAAAAGAAAACGATACACTTGATGGAATTTATCAGGCTTTGGACAAGATTCAGCAGAATAATGATAAAAAATATAAAGGATTCATCAAAGGTTCGGTTATAGAAAAGCTCAGAAACGATAAGCATAATGCTTTTCTTTCCAGGGATTTAGCAAAAATAAATACTGAAGTGCCTTTGATATTAAGTGATGGTTATGAATTAAAAAATATAAATCAAGAACTCCTCTCAGAGTCACTGCAAAAACTTGAATTATCAACACTACTCCGGCAAATTGATATTTTCAATTCAACTTTTAGTAAAGGTGGTTTTGACAAAAATAATGTGGCTAAAGAGGAGGAGAAAGATCCAAAGGTCTCTAGTAAAAGTGAATTACAAAATTATGAAGATAAAATTCCTAAAATCAAAGTAACTGTTGTAAATGATTTTGAATTACTTGATAAATTAATTCAAAGATTAGAAAAGACCAATGAGATAGTTTCTTTAGATACAGAGACTAATAGTTTAAATCCAATCGATGCGGAACTTGTTGGGATAGGGCTATGTCTTGGAGAAGAAACTGATGATTTATTTTATATACCTCTTGGTCATCAAACAAAAAAAGAGCCCCAAAATCAATTATCGATTGAAGATGTTTTCTCAAAACTAAGAACTTGGATAGAAGATCCAAAAAAAGAAAAGGCACTCCAAAATTCTAAATTTGACAGGCAAATATTTTTTAATCATGGACTTGATCTTAAAGGCGTAACCTTTGACACCTTATTAGCAGACTATCTTCTAAATAATCAGGAGAAGCATGGGTTAAGTGAAATTAGTTTTAGATTATTTGGATTTAAACCTCCCTCATTTAAGGAAACAGTTGGAAAAAATAAAGACTTTTCATTTGTTGATATTGATGAAGCTAGTATTTACTGCGGTTATGATGTATTTCTAACTTTTAAGATTGTCAAAATTTTTAAAGAAAGTTTTTCAAAGGAAAAAGATGAATTAATCAAATTGTTCGAAGAAATCGAGCTGCCCTTAGAGCCAGTATTGTCTCAAATGGAAATGAATGGAATAACCATTGACATCCCTTATTTAGATAAACTCTCAAAAGAACTAAAAAGTACCTTAGAAGATATTGAAAGTAAAGTTTATGAATTAGCAGAGGAGACTTTTAATCTATCTTCACCAAAACAACTTGGTGAGATCTTGTTTGAAAAATTAAATTTGGATAAGAAAAAATCACGGAAAACAAAAACAGGATGGAGTACAGATGCAGTAGTTCTTGAAAGATTAGTCGACGAACATGAAATAATCCAACATTTAATAAAACACAGAACTCTTAGCAAATTACTTAGCACCTATATTGATGCTCTTCCAAATCTTATAAACGAAAAGACAGGAAGAGTTCATACAAACTTTAATCAAGCTGCTACAGCGACTGGGAGACTAAGTAGTAGCAATCCTAATCTTCAAAATATCCCAGTTAGGACTGAATTTAGTAGGAGAATCAGAAAAGCATTCTTGCCTGAAAAAAATTGGAAACTTTTATCAGCTGATTATTCTCAGATCGAATTAAGAATACTTGCTCACCTAGCGGATGAAGAAATACTAATTAATGCGTTTCATAAAAATGATGACATTCATTCTTTAACTGCAAGATTAATTTTCGAGAAAGAAGAAATATCATCCGAAGAAAGGAGAGTTGGGAAAACAATAAATTTCGGAGTTATCTATGGTATGGGTATAAAAAAGTTTGCTCGTTCAACAGGAGTAAGTACTCCAGAGGCAAAAGAATTCCTAATAAAATACAAAGAAAGATATTCAAAAATTTTCAAATTTCTCGAACTCCAAGAAAGGCTAGCCTTATCAAAAGGATATGTAAAAACAATTTTTGGTCGAAAAAGAGAATTTAAGTTTGATAAAAATGGACTTGGAAGATTAATAGGGAAAGATCCTTACGAAATTGACCTGCAATCTGCAAGAAGGGCTGGCATGGAAGCACAGTCATTAAGAGCCGCAGCTAATGCACCAATTCAGGGTTCAAGTGCAGACATTATTAAAATTGCAATGGTTCAACTAAATAAAAAATTCATAGAAATGAATGTTCCAGCAAAAATGCTTTTACAAGTACATGATGAATTATTGTTTGAAGTTGAACCAGATTCTTTGGAAATTACGACGAAATTAGTAAAGAAGACTATGGAAGATTGTGTAAAATTAAATGTGCCTCTTTTAGTTGATATTGGGATTGGAGACAATTGGATGGAGACAAAATAA
- the cysS gene encoding cysteine--tRNA ligase: MIKFFNTLSKKVEVFKPIDDVVKIYCCGVTVYDLCHLGHARSYIAWDVLRRFLIYSDFKVKYVQNFTDIDDKILKRAKEESSSMKEVSEKNIIEFHKDMDSLGIMRPDSMPRATNHICNICSFITILEDKGYAYSRDGDVYYSVFKNKNYGKLSNQNLQEQNINQQGRMVNKENNKKLNPQDFALWKKAKDDEPFFDSPWGKGRPGWHIECSAMVKDELGDTIDIHLGGSDLIFPHHENEIAQSEAANGKKLANYWLHNGMVNVNGQKMSKSLKNFKTIRELIKSGISPMTLRYFVMTVNYRKPLDFTEEALRSASEAWKNINVALSFMDLTKGVFRSIDKDESIEVEYKEKIIFELSQKTLKFSEALGNDLNTAGAIAIIYDLAKPLKNFLNQFQRVEGFKIDLNQKFFLLENFKTLAKLTEVLGLKKEVLVKENKITEEEISSLINERLKAKMEKNYAKADEIRNFLKEKGIELIDQSKEITTWIRV, from the coding sequence ATGATCAAATTTTTTAATACTTTAAGCAAAAAAGTTGAGGTATTTAAGCCTATTGATGATGTAGTAAAAATTTATTGTTGTGGGGTAACTGTTTATGATTTATGTCATCTCGGTCATGCCAGAAGTTATATCGCTTGGGATGTTTTGAGAAGATTTTTAATTTACAGTGATTTCAAAGTTAAGTATGTTCAAAATTTTACAGATATTGATGACAAGATCTTAAAAAGAGCAAAAGAAGAAAGCAGTTCAATGAAGGAAGTATCTGAAAAGAATATCATTGAATTTCATAAAGATATGGATTCTTTAGGGATAATGCGTCCGGATAGCATGCCAAGAGCAACGAATCATATATGCAATATCTGCTCCTTCATAACAATCCTTGAGGACAAAGGTTATGCATACTCTAGGGATGGAGACGTTTATTATTCTGTTTTCAAAAATAAAAATTATGGAAAGCTAAGTAATCAAAACTTACAAGAACAAAATATCAATCAGCAAGGAAGAATGGTTAATAAGGAAAATAATAAAAAACTTAATCCTCAAGATTTTGCGCTATGGAAAAAAGCCAAAGATGATGAACCATTTTTTGATTCGCCATGGGGTAAAGGTAGGCCAGGATGGCATATTGAATGTTCGGCGATGGTTAAAGATGAATTAGGAGATACTATCGATATACATTTAGGTGGTTCTGATTTGATTTTTCCACATCATGAGAATGAAATCGCCCAATCAGAAGCAGCCAATGGCAAAAAGCTAGCGAACTATTGGTTACACAATGGGATGGTCAATGTAAATGGACAAAAGATGAGTAAATCCCTTAAAAATTTTAAAACTATCAGAGAGCTAATTAAGTCAGGTATAAGCCCTATGACTTTGCGATATTTTGTTATGACTGTGAATTATAGAAAACCACTTGATTTTACTGAAGAAGCTTTAAGGAGTGCTTCAGAAGCTTGGAAAAATATTAATGTAGCCCTTTCTTTTATGGATCTTACAAAAGGTGTTTTTAGATCTATTGATAAAGATGAATCTATCGAAGTCGAATATAAAGAGAAAATAATTTTTGAATTATCTCAAAAAACGCTTAAATTTTCTGAGGCTCTGGGAAATGACCTCAATACAGCAGGTGCTATTGCAATTATTTACGATTTAGCGAAACCATTAAAAAATTTTTTAAACCAATTTCAAAGGGTTGAAGGTTTTAAAATAGACCTAAATCAAAAATTCTTTCTACTTGAAAATTTTAAAACTCTTGCAAAGTTGACTGAGGTACTTGGTCTTAAAAAAGAAGTTTTAGTAAAAGAAAATAAAATAACAGAAGAAGAAATATCATCTCTTATTAATGAAAGATTGAAAGCAAAAATGGAAAAGAATTATGCGAAGGCCGATGAAATAAGAAATTTTTTAAAAGAAAAAGGTATTGAACTTATTGATCAATCAAAGGAAATAACAACATGGATAAGGGTCTAA
- a CDS encoding 1-deoxy-D-xylulose-5-phosphate reductoisomerase, with the protein MKYITVLGSTGSIGTQTLEIASEQPDKFKAVALSAGRNINLLTQQVKTHKPEVVAIEDESLIEDLKDNINNLDLDDAPLVLGGKQGINAVAAWDKADTVVTGIVGCAGLIPTMSAINAGKNIALANKETLIAAGPIVIPALKKNNSRLLPADSEHSAIFQCLQGLPNYENADFSTGVMPKGLKAIHLTASGGAFRDWAVEDLKHVTVEDATSHPNWDMGKKITVDSATLMNKGLEVIEAHYLFGTSYENIEIVIHPQSIIHSMIEMEDSSVLAQLGWPDMKLPILYAMSWPERFKTNWKRLNLSEIGKLTFKEPDKFKYPCMGLAYAAGKSSGTMPAVLNAANEMAVEQFLKEKISFQEIPTFISKACESHMENLNLSPELEDILEVDNWARLFVKQEIKKGKKYVSIG; encoded by the coding sequence TTGAAATACATTACTGTGCTCGGTTCTACTGGTTCAATAGGGACTCAAACTCTCGAAATAGCTAGTGAGCAGCCTGATAAGTTTAAAGCCGTAGCTCTTTCTGCAGGAAGAAATATTAATTTATTAACTCAACAAGTTAAAACACATAAACCAGAGGTAGTTGCAATTGAGGATGAAAGTCTTATAGAAGATTTAAAAGATAATATTAATAACTTAGATTTGGATGATGCTCCCTTGGTTTTAGGTGGAAAGCAGGGGATTAACGCAGTTGCAGCATGGGATAAGGCAGATACTGTGGTAACAGGGATAGTAGGCTGTGCAGGCTTAATTCCAACAATGTCAGCAATTAATGCGGGGAAAAATATTGCACTTGCTAACAAAGAAACTTTAATTGCGGCAGGACCAATTGTTATTCCTGCATTAAAGAAAAATAATAGTAGGCTATTACCTGCTGATTCAGAACACTCTGCTATCTTTCAATGTTTACAAGGATTACCTAATTATGAAAATGCAGATTTCTCAACAGGAGTGATGCCTAAAGGTTTAAAAGCCATACACTTAACAGCTTCTGGTGGTGCTTTCAGAGATTGGGCCGTTGAGGATTTAAAGCATGTCACAGTGGAAGATGCGACTTCACATCCTAATTGGGATATGGGTAAAAAAATAACTGTAGATTCTGCAACTCTTATGAATAAAGGATTAGAAGTTATAGAAGCTCATTATTTATTTGGGACCTCTTACGAAAATATCGAAATAGTTATCCACCCTCAAAGTATTATTCATTCAATGATTGAGATGGAAGATTCTTCAGTATTAGCTCAATTAGGTTGGCCAGATATGAAGCTACCCATTTTATATGCGATGAGTTGGCCTGAAAGATTTAAAACAAATTGGAAAAGATTAAACCTAAGTGAAATTGGAAAATTAACTTTTAAAGAGCCAGACAAGTTTAAATATCCATGCATGGGACTTGCCTATGCTGCAGGAAAATCTTCTGGGACTATGCCTGCAGTTTTAAATGCTGCTAATGAAATGGCTGTTGAACAATTCCTCAAAGAAAAAATTTCTTTTCAAGAAATTCCAACATTTATAAGTAAAGCTTGTGAATCACATATGGAGAATTTGAATTTGAGTCCCGAATTGGAGGATATTCTTGAGGTAGACAATTGGGCCAGACTTTTTGTTAAGCAAGAAATTAAAAAAGGGAAAAAATACGTAAGTATTGGATAA
- a CDS encoding (2Fe-2S) ferredoxin domain-containing protein: protein MNIKKHLLLCATPTKQKCFKGNEGQKAWECLKKTLKKFENDPSTKNVHILRSKADCLRVCKNGPILLVWPDGIWYEKVSPEKISEIFTSHIINGKPIEKWIFKKTPFLNSPRY, encoded by the coding sequence GTGAATATTAAAAAGCACCTTCTACTATGTGCAACTCCCACAAAACAGAAATGCTTTAAAGGCAATGAAGGTCAAAAAGCATGGGAATGTCTGAAAAAGACTTTAAAAAAATTTGAGAATGATCCCTCTACAAAAAACGTTCATATATTAAGATCAAAAGCTGACTGTTTAAGAGTATGTAAGAACGGCCCAATTCTTCTTGTCTGGCCTGATGGTATTTGGTATGAAAAAGTTTCTCCAGAAAAAATTTCTGAAATTTTTACCTCCCATATTATTAACGGTAAGCCAATAGAAAAATGGATTTTTAAAAAAACTCCATTTTTAAATAGTCCTAGATACTAA
- a CDS encoding YheT family hydrolase produces MGLERNNSISFGFSDYLKNKPFREVLPWIGGDLQTLRDTFVIDFGKSKKNKKIFFPINKILSKKFEGDYLLGFLELPENLDSLRGFVIVTHGLGGSTKRFGLRRISRKLANNGFGVLKLNLRGSGSARYLAKGNYCARCSSDVISAINYFKKFINLEFKDLIKMNNLPIYGVGLSLGGTILLNACLDYDEDKGEKLLDGLACVSTPLDLSSCSLCIEKSRNSIYQKWLLHRLKNQLWEGFNDEGKLLDNEKLRIKIRNLKSIREFDQKFTAPSWGFNSLEDYYIKASPIFRIQNSIKKLPPMLFIHAKDDPWVPYKDTFNLRKESIDKFTIFITEKGGHNGFHSINGCWSDEVVKNWFISI; encoded by the coding sequence TTGGGGTTGGAGAGAAATAATAGTATATCTTTTGGTTTTTCAGATTACTTAAAAAATAAGCCATTTCGAGAAGTTTTACCTTGGATAGGTGGCGACTTACAAACTTTAAGAGATACTTTTGTTATTGATTTTGGTAAATCAAAAAAAAATAAAAAAATATTCTTTCCGATTAATAAAATTCTTTCTAAAAAATTTGAAGGTGATTATCTTCTAGGTTTTTTAGAATTACCTGAAAACTTAGACTCACTTAGGGGTTTTGTAATCGTTACACATGGTTTAGGGGGCTCAACTAAACGGTTTGGTTTAAGAAGAATCTCTAGGAAATTAGCAAATAATGGTTTTGGAGTTCTTAAATTAAATCTAAGAGGATCTGGATCTGCGAGATATTTAGCTAAAGGAAATTATTGTGCTAGATGCTCCAGTGATGTTATTTCAGCAATTAATTATTTTAAAAAATTCATTAATTTAGAGTTTAAAGATCTCATTAAGATGAATAATCTTCCAATTTACGGAGTTGGATTATCTTTAGGCGGAACAATTCTTTTAAATGCCTGCTTAGATTACGATGAAGACAAAGGAGAAAAACTTTTAGATGGCCTTGCCTGCGTGAGTACCCCTTTAGATTTATCTTCATGCAGTCTCTGTATCGAAAAATCTAGAAATTCTATATACCAAAAATGGTTACTTCACCGCTTAAAAAATCAGTTATGGGAGGGATTTAATGATGAAGGCAAACTCCTTGATAACGAGAAATTAAGAATAAAAATTAGAAATTTAAAAAGTATAAGAGAATTTGATCAGAAATTTACAGCTCCTAGTTGGGGATTTAATTCTTTAGAGGATTATTATATTAAAGCTTCTCCAATATTTAGAATCCAAAACTCAATAAAAAAATTACCTCCAATGCTTTTTATTCATGCCAAGGATGATCCCTGGGTTCCATATAAGGATACTTTTAATTTAAGAAAAGAATCTATTGATAAATTCACTATTTTTATAACCGAAAAAGGAGGTCATAATGGTTTTCATTCGATTAATGGCTGCTGGTCAGACGAAGTTGTAAAGAACTGGTTTATTAGTATCTAG
- a CDS encoding NAD(P)(+) transhydrogenase (Re/Si-specific) subunit beta produces the protein MNLPVIIKFVIDLLAVLLLALGIKGLSKVKSARDANRLAAFAMSLSVVGLLSYYLGTSGIATQSWIWIIIGSIIGSLFGAILAKKVPMTSMPETVALFNGCGGMSSLLVALGVAIFPISNSVENLDFFKSLINEVSISVSIFVGAITFTGSIVAMAKLQGWLSTPGWTQSKVRHFVNIVFAVASLIAFFDLINGNASSIWLLVIVSSLLGIGVTLPIGGADMPVVISLLNSYSGIAAAAAGFVVDSQLLIVAGAMVGAAGLILTQVMCKGMNRSLVSVLFGGSLSAQSTASSGSGEYTNITSCSVEECALTLEAANKVIIVPGYGLAVAQAQHTLREVTKKLEQNGIEVVYAIHPVAGRMPGHMNVLLAEADVPYEQLKEMDVVNPDFPATDVVLVLGANDVVNPQAKNDSSSPLYGMPVLDVQEARTVFVIKRGMSAGYSGIKNDLFDLPNTSMVFGDAKKVLNDLIGELKDLGVGEK, from the coding sequence ATGAATCTACCTGTAATCATTAAATTCGTTATTGACCTTCTAGCAGTACTTTTACTGGCTTTGGGCATAAAAGGATTGTCAAAAGTAAAATCGGCAAGGGATGCCAATAGATTAGCTGCATTTGCAATGTCGCTATCAGTAGTAGGATTACTTTCTTATTATTTAGGTACTTCTGGAATTGCTACTCAGTCTTGGATTTGGATAATAATTGGATCAATCATAGGTAGTTTGTTCGGAGCAATACTTGCAAAAAAAGTACCGATGACCTCCATGCCCGAAACAGTTGCATTGTTTAATGGTTGTGGAGGAATGTCATCACTTTTGGTGGCCTTAGGAGTAGCTATTTTCCCTATTTCTAATAGTGTAGAAAATCTTGATTTTTTTAAGTCACTCATTAACGAAGTTTCAATATCTGTTTCTATATTTGTTGGTGCAATAACTTTCACAGGTTCAATTGTGGCAATGGCAAAGTTACAGGGTTGGTTGTCAACTCCAGGTTGGACTCAGAGCAAAGTTAGACATTTTGTAAATATTGTATTTGCAGTTGCTTCCTTGATAGCCTTTTTTGATTTGATAAACGGCAATGCAAGTTCTATTTGGCTTTTAGTTATAGTTTCTTCTTTATTAGGTATTGGAGTTACTTTGCCAATTGGTGGAGCTGATATGCCAGTCGTTATATCTTTATTAAATAGCTATTCAGGGATTGCAGCAGCAGCAGCAGGTTTCGTTGTAGATAGTCAGCTTTTGATAGTAGCAGGCGCAATGGTTGGAGCGGCAGGTCTAATACTTACTCAAGTAATGTGCAAGGGTATGAATAGATCATTGGTCTCAGTTCTTTTTGGAGGATCTTTATCGGCACAAAGTACAGCCTCTTCTGGTTCAGGAGAATATACAAATATAACTTCTTGCAGTGTTGAAGAATGCGCATTGACTTTAGAGGCAGCCAATAAGGTAATTATTGTTCCTGGTTATGGTCTGGCAGTAGCTCAAGCTCAACATACTTTAAGGGAAGTGACAAAAAAACTAGAGCAAAATGGTATTGAAGTGGTTTACGCAATTCATCCTGTAGCAGGGAGGATGCCTGGACATATGAATGTACTTTTAGCAGAAGCAGATGTTCCTTACGAACAACTTAAAGAGATGGACGTTGTAAATCCTGATTTTCCAGCAACGGATGTTGTTTTAGTTTTAGGAGCAAATGATGTGGTTAATCCTCAAGCTAAAAATGATAGCTCTTCTCCTTTATATGGCATGCCAGTTCTTGACGTGCAGGAAGCAAGAACGGTATTTGTAATTAAACGTGGTATGAGTGCAGGTTACTCCGGAATAAAAAATGATTTATTTGATTTGCCAAATACTTCAATGGTCTTTGGTGATGCAAAAAAGGTACTGAATGATTTGATTGGAGAATTAAAGGATCTTGGGGTTGGAGAGAAATAA
- a CDS encoding NAD(P) transhydrogenase subunit alpha, which translates to MSFISLLWVLLLGSLLGLELIGKVPPTLHTPLMSGANAISGITMLAALTLIVKAEGNVPLLIIGSVSLGFALFNVVGGFFVTDRMLAMFSRKPSNKK; encoded by the coding sequence ATGTCTTTTATAAGTCTTCTTTGGGTCCTCTTACTTGGTAGTTTGCTAGGCCTCGAGTTAATAGGAAAAGTTCCTCCTACTCTTCATACTCCTTTAATGAGTGGAGCGAATGCAATTTCCGGAATAACAATGCTGGCAGCATTGACTTTAATTGTTAAAGCAGAAGGAAATGTTCCACTTTTAATTATCGGCTCAGTTTCTCTTGGATTTGCTCTTTTCAATGTTGTGGGTGGTTTCTTTGTAACTGATCGAATGCTTGCAATGTTTAGTCGTAAACCATCAAATAAGAAGTAA
- a CDS encoding Re/Si-specific NAD(P)(+) transhydrogenase subunit alpha yields the protein MTKILIPSETSSGERRVSATPEAVKKLKSLGCDVYIEKSAGKLSGFSDLSYEESGGTIISKIDQNIWGEADLIFCVQTPSEDNLTKLKKGAVLLGLLNPYGNKELLKIINSNKISALSLELLPRISRAQSSDVLSSQANIAGYKAVLLAASELDRYFPMLMTAAGTVQPAKVVVLGGGVAGLQAVATAKRLGAIVFVSDIRPAVKEQVESLGARFIELPEVDEKPGEAGGYAKAVTPEFLSKQKATLTKYLSEADVAICTAQVLGKKAPVLIDAPMIKKMRSGAVVIDLAVTQGGNCEGTQSNETIIKDGVKLIGAGELPSSVPYDASSLYAKNLTSLITPFIKDGVIKLDKEDELISGCLLSDEGVVLQNKVFEN from the coding sequence TTGACAAAGATACTTATTCCTTCCGAAACAAGCTCTGGTGAAAGGAGAGTTTCAGCTACACCAGAAGCTGTAAAGAAATTAAAAAGCCTAGGCTGTGATGTTTATATTGAAAAATCAGCAGGAAAATTATCAGGATTCAGTGACTTATCATATGAAGAATCGGGCGGAACAATAATAAGTAAAATAGATCAAAATATTTGGGGTGAAGCAGACTTAATATTTTGTGTTCAGACTCCATCTGAGGATAATTTAACTAAATTAAAGAAAGGCGCTGTTCTTCTCGGTCTTCTTAACCCATATGGTAATAAGGAGCTTCTCAAGATTATAAATAGTAATAAGATTTCAGCTTTATCACTAGAGTTGCTTCCGAGGATTAGTAGAGCTCAGTCTTCTGATGTTCTGTCTTCTCAAGCTAATATTGCTGGTTATAAAGCGGTCCTTTTGGCTGCAAGTGAATTAGATAGATATTTTCCCATGCTAATGACTGCAGCAGGAACTGTTCAACCCGCCAAAGTAGTTGTTCTTGGTGGAGGAGTCGCAGGATTGCAAGCAGTTGCTACTGCAAAAAGGCTTGGTGCAATAGTTTTTGTATCCGATATAAGGCCTGCTGTTAAAGAACAAGTAGAGTCTCTAGGAGCAAGATTTATAGAACTCCCTGAAGTTGACGAAAAACCAGGCGAAGCAGGGGGTTATGCAAAGGCTGTAACTCCTGAATTCCTATCAAAACAGAAAGCTACTTTAACTAAATATTTATCTGAAGCTGATGTTGCTATTTGTACTGCGCAAGTTCTAGGTAAAAAAGCTCCTGTTTTAATAGATGCTCCAATGATTAAAAAAATGAGGTCTGGTGCAGTAGTGATTGATTTAGCAGTTACTCAAGGAGGTAACTGCGAAGGAACTCAATCAAATGAGACTATTATCAAAGATGGAGTGAAACTTATAGGGGCTGGTGAATTACCCTCATCAGTTCCTTATGATGCAAGTTCACTTTATGCTAAGAACTTAACATCTTTGATTACACCATTTATAAAAGATGGTGTAATTAAATTAGATAAAGAGGATGAGCTTATTTCTGGATGCTTATTAAGCGATGAAGGAGTTGTCCTTCAAAATAAAGTTTTTGAAAATTGA
- a CDS encoding EF-1 guanine nucleotide exchange domain-containing protein, translated as MSIKAIECPDGVCHSHHGGHAVPRQAMQKNLEKHGKDWCEKLAERIYEMSVDTYSQTVMPSLHSAGWQRRHLDWEFKLAENDSEPDEALVEGIINATESFLRSSEVHRLFIQELVQGTFEEANDKKIISKAIKSIIEEEIVISLREKKETLLKKISAKLILEEKVSEELAINSAKEGFEEVERLLANHSEAV; from the coding sequence ATGAGTATAAAAGCAATCGAATGTCCTGATGGGGTATGTCACAGCCATCATGGTGGTCATGCTGTTCCAAGGCAAGCCATGCAGAAAAATCTAGAAAAGCATGGTAAAGACTGGTGCGAAAAATTAGCAGAGAGAATTTATGAAATGTCAGTTGATACTTATTCACAGACAGTCATGCCAAGTCTCCACTCTGCAGGTTGGCAAAGAAGACATTTAGATTGGGAATTTAAGTTGGCAGAAAATGATTCTGAACCTGATGAAGCCCTTGTTGAAGGAATTATTAATGCCACAGAAAGTTTTTTAAGGAGTAGTGAGGTGCATAGATTATTTATTCAGGAATTAGTTCAGGGCACATTTGAGGAGGCAAATGACAAAAAAATAATTTCTAAAGCAATAAAATCTATCATTGAAGAAGAAATTGTTATTTCACTAAGAGAAAAGAAAGAAACTCTTTTAAAGAAAATATCCGCAAAATTAATATTAGAAGAAAAAGTAAGCGAGGAACTTGCAATAAATTCAGCCAAAGAGGGTTTTGAAGAAGTTGAAAGGTTACTTGCAAATCATAGCGAGGCAGTTTAG